A single genomic interval of bacterium harbors:
- a CDS encoding cation-transporting P-type ATPase — protein sequence MFYDFDKDKIISKFTFLYSLPISELYVIFGSSECKGLTNSQVENNRKKYGENVYKRVHDKSFYTLFLEQSGRPINFFIIIGIIIILIVTRDAHAATVLFSMLIIHTIIAAIFDWYNQALLEKLEQLSPFYVMVLRNKERHVIKEQELVVGDIIYISAGQRIAADIRIISTDGITVNEELFTKSDSAINKNNKLVSHTEEFSDYTNCLFAGTVVVNGNATGIVIHVGSETQLHKDDLYRTIDKIPVPLKRNLANYCYWLNGFIFALCVMILCLYKVTLNMSFEDALPLMIAIFFSITVDFFQILLIFILIANIERITSRHILIKQLDILEKLSAIDIVMTNKDGILTYNQKMVSVLYAQNIKWNPTGFGFNPEGTVKPFDQFCSTKCLEKLGLVSILMNRSAVAHNTDAHSLVLGNEVEIALAVFAQKLNITLEKANEEYQLLFDAPSDQSTPYHAALYVSKASYEIFVVGAPDVLIRQNDTIQRTNYIDLLNQGYEVVVVGCTTVDLKKEDFDLLTFEEKKQFLKTHIESGIQILGICGIYDIVRRDTYWSLENIYHLGMKFIMITNDSTRAVKTVAHRLGLLGQKTECVDGFTLELVPEQKLSALVDKTTLYSMMRADQKAHIVKLLQEKGFTVAMIGNKPEDIPAMDQADVSLVSNSYSFYDVRKHADIIILNNSFATFIEIIYQARHLFYTLRRAIRYFLSVNTVTVFLVIINIWLNFLHRGIVPFPLNIAQLLWVNLFVDTVLTLSIAFEKPDTELVAQPWSEKYILDTSSFFQSIAKGFWIASFCSIVFYLYYQDNVLYARSMVTALLGLFHLIDSWSCRSERVQAKKIGFFSSKWYLILVSIALFMYILPFSTRRMNSLFETAPLELYDFSVTVLLATTILLFEEIRKWWKYTFLHKFKLTNW from the coding sequence ATGTTTTACGATTTTGATAAAGATAAGATTATTTCTAAATTCACCTTTTTATATTCATTGCCAATTTCTGAACTTTATGTCATTTTTGGCAGCTCAGAATGTAAAGGATTGACTAACAGCCAAGTTGAGAATAATCGCAAGAAATATGGTGAAAACGTATATAAACGCGTACATGATAAATCATTTTATACCCTTTTTTTAGAACAGAGCGGTAGACCAATCAATTTTTTTATAATTATTGGAATTATAATCATCCTGATAGTTACACGTGACGCACATGCGGCTACCGTTTTATTTAGTATGCTTATCATCCACACAATCATAGCCGCAATATTTGATTGGTATAATCAGGCCCTTTTAGAAAAGCTTGAACAACTATCACCTTTCTATGTGATGGTTTTACGAAATAAAGAACGCCACGTCATCAAGGAGCAAGAGCTAGTAGTAGGTGATATTATTTATATCTCTGCCGGTCAACGAATAGCGGCTGACATACGCATCATATCAACTGATGGAATTACGGTAAACGAAGAACTTTTCACAAAGAGTGACTCAGCAATAAATAAAAATAATAAATTAGTTTCCCATACAGAAGAATTCAGTGATTACACGAACTGTCTTTTTGCAGGAACCGTTGTTGTAAATGGCAACGCAACAGGTATTGTCATTCACGTGGGAAGCGAAACGCAACTGCATAAAGACGATCTGTACAGAACAATAGATAAAATACCAGTACCACTTAAACGAAATTTAGCGAACTATTGTTATTGGTTAAACGGATTTATTTTTGCATTATGCGTAATGATTCTGTGTCTTTACAAAGTCACCCTCAATATGAGTTTTGAAGATGCTCTTCCACTAATGATAGCAATTTTTTTTTCAATTACTGTAGATTTTTTTCAAATTTTACTAATTTTTATCTTAATTGCCAATATTGAACGAATCACCAGTAGACATATTTTAATCAAGCAACTAGATATTCTTGAAAAACTTTCGGCCATCGATATTGTTATGACCAATAAAGATGGAATATTAACTTATAATCAAAAAATGGTGAGTGTCTTATATGCACAAAACATTAAATGGAATCCGACTGGCTTTGGATTTAATCCTGAAGGCACGGTAAAACCCTTTGATCAGTTTTGCTCAACAAAATGCTTAGAAAAACTTGGCTTAGTTTCAATCTTAATGAATAGATCGGCAGTTGCACATAATACCGACGCACACTCTTTGGTGCTTGGAAATGAAGTTGAAATAGCATTAGCAGTTTTCGCTCAAAAATTAAACATTACGCTTGAAAAAGCTAATGAAGAGTATCAGCTATTATTTGATGCACCTTCAGATCAAAGTACTCCATATCACGCCGCTTTATATGTCAGCAAAGCCTCCTATGAGATTTTTGTCGTAGGGGCACCCGACGTCTTAATTAGGCAAAATGATACCATTCAACGTACCAACTATATCGATCTTTTAAATCAAGGATATGAAGTTGTAGTTGTCGGCTGTACTACAGTAGATCTCAAAAAGGAAGACTTTGATTTATTAACGTTTGAAGAAAAAAAACAGTTTTTAAAAACTCATATTGAATCGGGAATCCAGATTTTAGGTATTTGTGGTATTTACGATATTGTACGCAGAGATACGTACTGGTCCCTTGAAAACATATATCACCTTGGTATGAAATTCATAATGATAACGAATGACTCAACACGAGCTGTCAAAACCGTCGCCCATAGACTGGGTCTTTTGGGTCAAAAAACTGAATGTGTAGACGGATTCACATTGGAATTAGTCCCTGAACAGAAACTGTCGGCGCTCGTCGATAAAACAACGCTGTACTCAATGATGAGAGCTGATCAAAAAGCACATATTGTAAAACTACTTCAAGAAAAAGGTTTCACTGTTGCAATGATAGGCAACAAACCAGAGGATATTCCCGCAATGGATCAGGCCGATGTTTCTCTGGTAAGTAACTCGTACTCATTCTATGATGTTAGAAAACATGCAGATATCATTATCTTAAATAATTCGTTTGCAACTTTTATAGAAATTATCTATCAGGCAAGGCATCTATTTTATACGTTAAGAAGAGCAATAAGATATTTCTTAAGTGTAAATACAGTAACCGTTTTTCTGGTTATCATAAACATATGGTTAAACTTCTTGCATCGCGGCATAGTTCCTTTCCCATTGAACATCGCCCAACTTTTATGGGTCAACCTTTTTGTTGATACTGTTTTAACTCTGAGTATTGCTTTTGAAAAACCTGACACTGAACTCGTTGCACAACCATGGTCAGAAAAATATATCTTAGATACATCATCTTTTTTTCAATCGATCGCAAAAGGTTTTTGGATTGCATCTTTCTGCAGTATCGTTTTTTATCTGTATTATCAAGACAATGTACTATACGCACGCTCAATGGTTACAGCATTGTTAGGCCTCTTCCATTTAATCGATTCTTGGAGTTGTAGATCAGAAAGAGTGCAAGCAAAAAAAATAGGTTTTTTTTCAAGTAAATGGTACTTAATATTGGTATCTATTGCTCTGTTCATGTATATTTTGCCCTTTTCAACCAGAAGAATGAATAGCCTATTTGAAACTGCACCGCTGGAACTTTATGATTTTTCAGTCACTGTCCTGCTCGCAACTACTATTTTACTTTTTGAAGAGATTCGTAAATGGTGGAAATATACTTTTTTGCATAAGTTTAAGTTGACTAATTGGTAA
- a CDS encoding RNA methyltransferase, producing MMVNDKDLASLQKQIDTYYLQISENKKRLIQTVLPERTRYLTIVLEDTFQAFNASAILRTAEIFGIQDIHVVAEKNRFRPSVGICRGAMKWLSILQYANTADCIATLKDAGYLIAVTSLDYTSIPLEKMQVNQKIALVFGNELVGIKPETMKLADIKIHIPMVGFTKSFNLSVSVALCLQELLKKIKSSGLAWQLTETEKKVLEYSWCKQIVQRK from the coding sequence ATGATGGTCAATGATAAAGATTTAGCTAGTTTGCAGAAACAGATAGATACTTATTATTTACAGATTTCTGAGAATAAAAAAAGACTTATCCAAACTGTTTTGCCCGAAAGAACGAGGTACCTGACAATTGTTCTGGAAGATACGTTTCAGGCTTTTAATGCGAGTGCAATTTTACGAACTGCAGAAATTTTTGGAATTCAAGATATTCATGTAGTTGCAGAAAAAAACAGATTTAGACCAAGTGTTGGAATTTGCCGTGGCGCAATGAAGTGGTTAAGTATTTTACAGTATGCCAATACGGCCGATTGTATTGCGACTTTGAAAGATGCTGGGTACCTTATTGCTGTGACCAGTCTTGATTATACCAGTATACCGCTTGAAAAGATGCAGGTAAACCAAAAAATAGCGCTTGTCTTTGGCAATGAACTGGTTGGGATAAAACCTGAAACCATGAAGTTAGCAGATATAAAAATTCATATTCCAATGGTAGGCTTTACTAAAAGCTTTAATCTTTCGGTGAGTGTTGCCCTTTGTTTACAGGAATTGTTGAAAAAAATCAAAAGTAGTGGCTTGGCATGGCAATTAACTGAAACAGAAAAAAAGGTTCTCGAATATAGCTGGTGTAAACAGATTGTCCAGCGAAAATAA
- the ftsY gene encoding signal recognition particle-docking protein FtsY, whose protein sequence is MFDYLKEVVGSFAGSLSKKIASILDKKELDKEFLNQLEMTLLASDFGMKTTKRIIDELIKRNINDPLDVKDSLKEILSNILNKTVEKTVEKKAYIYLIVGVNGSGKTSFSGKFAAYQKSQGNKVLLVAADTFRAAAVDQLYYWSKEIGIDICKGESDTSPSTVVFNACKQFQANHYDLMIIDTAGRLQTKTYLMQELAKLKKVIKKQMPEYEIATLLVLDGLIGNNAFAQTQIFKEATDVDGIVLTKMDDPSRGGVIFAIAIQFDIPVKYISFGEKLYQMTPFNVSDYIDGILKRI, encoded by the coding sequence ATGTTTGATTATTTAAAAGAGGTTGTAGGATCATTCGCGGGTAGTTTATCAAAAAAAATAGCTTCGATCCTTGACAAAAAGGAGCTTGACAAGGAGTTTTTAAATCAATTAGAAATGACCCTTCTTGCAAGCGACTTTGGGATGAAAACAACAAAACGGATTATCGATGAACTTATCAAACGAAACATCAACGATCCTTTGGACGTTAAAGACAGCCTCAAAGAGATTTTGAGTAATATTTTAAACAAAACAGTAGAAAAAACAGTAGAAAAAAAAGCTTATATCTATCTGATTGTCGGTGTTAATGGAAGTGGAAAAACCAGTTTTTCAGGCAAATTTGCAGCATATCAAAAAAGCCAAGGCAACAAAGTTTTATTAGTGGCGGCTGATACATTTAGAGCTGCAGCAGTTGATCAGCTCTATTATTGGTCAAAAGAAATCGGCATTGACATATGCAAAGGAGAATCAGACACTAGTCCATCTACTGTTGTTTTTAATGCATGCAAACAGTTTCAAGCAAATCATTATGATCTTATGATCATAGACACGGCCGGTCGCCTCCAAACAAAAACATATCTCATGCAAGAACTAGCAAAGTTAAAAAAAGTCATCAAAAAACAGATGCCTGAATATGAAATAGCAACGTTACTTGTACTTGATGGATTAATAGGCAACAATGCCTTTGCACAAACACAGATTTTCAAAGAAGCAACAGATGTCGATGGAATAGTATTGACCAAGATGGACGATCCAAGTCGCGGCGGTGTTATATTTGCAATTGCAATTCAGTTTGACATTCCAGTCAAATATATTAGTTTTGGCGAAAAATTGTATCAGATGACCCCTTTTAATGTAAGTGATTACATCGATGGTATTTTAAAAAGGATTTAG
- a CDS encoding OmpH family outer membrane protein — MERGCFKKLIFMSMALIITVNAEQAKKKEANRGIKTEVPTVTKTKTELPFKHLKVKVVNGHQVASSTKKGAVVREDFIGKKEKAEKQLQTDHQKLIEANKEFTAKASTLSDTAKEAEEKKIAKMDRDLKLKAQELKEELEADMYKKTEELGIEFENVVRTYGKENQLDLVIDESSGRIIYVADNLKCSDDIIKLMDQNFDKKDTKLLTDKTLS, encoded by the coding sequence ATGGAAAGAGGATGTTTTAAAAAACTTATATTCATGAGCATGGCACTGATCATAACTGTAAATGCTGAGCAGGCAAAAAAAAAGGAAGCAAATCGTGGAATCAAAACAGAAGTTCCAACTGTTACGAAAACAAAAACTGAACTCCCATTCAAGCATCTGAAAGTTAAAGTCGTCAATGGACATCAGGTTGCTAGTAGTACCAAAAAAGGTGCAGTGGTTAGGGAAGATTTTATCGGCAAAAAAGAAAAGGCAGAAAAACAGCTACAAACCGATCATCAAAAATTGATCGAAGCCAACAAAGAGTTCACCGCAAAAGCTTCAACGTTAAGCGATACTGCAAAAGAGGCTGAGGAAAAAAAGATTGCAAAAATGGATCGCGATTTAAAATTAAAGGCTCAAGAATTAAAAGAAGAGCTTGAAGCCGATATGTACAAAAAAACTGAAGAGCTTGGCATTGAATTTGAAAACGTCGTTCGAACCTATGGAAAAGAGAATCAACTTGATCTAGTTATCGATGAGTCCTCTGGCAGGATCATCTATGTTGCAGATAACCTAAAATGCAGCGATGACATCATCAAACTGATGGATCAGAATTTCGACAAAAAAGATACCAAACTTTTAACTGACAAAACCCTTTCTTAA
- a CDS encoding ABC-F family ATP-binding cassette domain-containing protein, producing MILLKNITLAFGTQSIFNGINEHIFKRMRIGLFGLNGAGKSTLLKVIAGHQPIDKGTLIIEKGMQIAYMPQEVVLQSDRSILQEAMQTFDELIRLKTENQQLEKQIASDKTNHALIEKYADSCHQLIAQEPERKQAECERMLCGLGFTKQQLDEPVNSLSVGWKMRIVLAQLLLKKADFYLFDEPTNHLDLVAKEWFMRFLKQTGAGFLLVCHEKQFLNVLCENILELEHGKGTMYKGNYDAYIQQKEEATERILGAYEQQQREIEDLEKTINRFRAGTRAKQAKSMEKRLDKIERIVLPTSTKKVSVRFPLAEPSGRLVLDVKNIGHAFGPKQLFQHCSFTIERNNKIAIVAPNGAGKTTLINIIMKKITPLDGSLEWGNNVTPALFDQDQLKSLDLNKSVFENATSVKTSMPMKDIRTILGSFLFDSNALSKPASVLSGGERNRLGMIRVLLQNANFLMLDEPTNHLDIPSKEILLEALINYQGTILFVSHDQDFVNRLATHILELNAEKSFLFAGSYDEYLYQKDEMVKITGQQTPQNNESKTGDSASIKKEFVDSKEHAKKIHTIEQRIAKHEALIKKIELSFEKLEYGTDAFAKAQQQLLTTQKELETTMHEWERLVNV from the coding sequence ATGATCCTTTTAAAAAATATTACCCTTGCTTTTGGAACCCAGAGCATTTTTAATGGCATTAATGAACATATTTTCAAAAGAATGAGAATAGGCCTTTTTGGCCTCAATGGTGCGGGAAAATCAACCCTTTTAAAAGTCATTGCGGGCCATCAACCGATCGACAAAGGTACATTAATCATTGAAAAAGGCATGCAGATAGCCTACATGCCACAAGAAGTCGTGCTTCAATCAGATCGTTCAATTTTACAGGAAGCGATGCAGACCTTTGATGAACTCATCAGGCTCAAAACTGAAAATCAACAGCTTGAAAAACAGATTGCATCAGACAAAACTAATCATGCATTAATCGAAAAATACGCTGACAGCTGCCATCAACTGATTGCACAGGAGCCTGAACGAAAACAGGCTGAATGTGAACGAATGCTCTGTGGGCTTGGATTTACCAAACAACAGCTTGATGAGCCCGTCAATAGTCTGAGCGTTGGATGGAAGATGCGCATCGTACTTGCACAACTACTACTCAAAAAGGCCGATTTTTACCTTTTTGACGAACCAACAAACCATCTTGACCTTGTTGCAAAAGAATGGTTTATGCGCTTTTTAAAACAGACCGGAGCTGGATTTTTACTTGTCTGCCATGAAAAACAGTTTTTAAACGTGTTATGCGAGAACATTTTGGAACTCGAACATGGAAAAGGAACGATGTACAAAGGAAATTATGATGCCTACATACAACAAAAAGAGGAAGCAACTGAGCGAATTTTAGGCGCATATGAACAGCAGCAAAGAGAAATTGAAGATCTTGAAAAGACCATTAACCGTTTTCGCGCAGGAACTCGTGCAAAACAGGCAAAAAGCATGGAAAAACGGCTTGACAAAATTGAACGCATTGTACTGCCGACAAGCACAAAAAAAGTGAGCGTACGCTTTCCACTCGCAGAACCAAGCGGCAGGCTTGTCCTTGATGTTAAAAATATCGGCCATGCATTCGGCCCAAAACAGCTTTTTCAACACTGTTCCTTTACCATTGAACGAAACAATAAGATTGCAATTGTCGCACCCAACGGGGCAGGCAAAACAACACTGATCAACATTATCATGAAAAAAATAACCCCACTGGACGGATCGCTTGAATGGGGCAACAATGTAACCCCTGCACTTTTTGATCAGGATCAACTAAAAAGTTTGGATCTGAATAAGTCAGTATTTGAAAACGCAACCTCGGTCAAAACAAGCATGCCGATGAAGGACATTCGAACCATTTTAGGCTCATTCTTATTTGACAGCAACGCATTAAGCAAGCCAGCTTCTGTTTTGAGCGGTGGCGAACGAAATAGACTTGGCATGATTCGAGTACTGCTTCAAAACGCAAACTTTTTAATGCTCGATGAACCAACCAACCACCTTGATATTCCATCCAAAGAGATTCTTTTGGAAGCTTTAATAAACTACCAAGGCACCATCTTATTCGTTTCTCACGATCAGGATTTTGTCAACCGACTAGCAACACACATTCTGGAACTCAATGCTGAAAAAAGCTTCCTTTTTGCAGGATCATATGATGAATATCTGTATCAAAAAGACGAAATGGTCAAAATCACCGGCCAGCAAACACCTCAAAACAACGAATCCAAAACAGGAGACAGCGCCTCCATCAAAAAAGAATTTGTCGATTCAAAAGAGCATGCAAAAAAAATACATACGATTGAGCAAAGGATTGCAAAACATGAAGCGCTTATTAAAAAAATTGAGCTGTCATTTGAAAAGCTTGAATACGGAACAGACGCTTTTGCAAAGGCTCAACAACAACTTTTGACTACACAGAAAGAACTCGAAACCACAATGCATGAATGGGAAAGACTAGTGAATGTGTAA
- a CDS encoding glycoside hydrolase family 1 protein — protein MFLFFIVLLFLSDLSDATLQLPPLRGVAISEYQNSGSCMYDLFVNSHQKTRAASNWSNHERRHKFAQTVGLSSNMHCSFLKDYKKYIKLLKEMGCNTIRISIEWALVEPEEGVFCQEAIALYHTIIDAFLEEGFVVMVTMHHFTHPLWFEKKGGFEDNQAVKKYFDRFCVKIFGEFWQKVKLWGIINEIAPFAFQGYLSGCFPPAKHSLHSTLIVIKNMLAAHCRIYKKCRLIDPQKTASIGVIHNMMAIETFSKGFLSYFNILEQLPVLFLDYIFNGAILHFLKTGKLFPWNPLYSFYEKDAPTCYDFFGLNFYGHVIARSGVKDAMLELNPAMIVQTVGRKNEYVTGMRWAVCPKAFEKAIEKVASFGVPIFITENGVESKDDTVREKYLQSHLNVISKALQKGLDIRGYYHWSFIDNFEWDHGYTMKFGLAYFDQTSNEYILKKSGILYKNIVSQQHK, from the coding sequence ATGTTTTTATTTTTTATAGTCTTGTTATTTTTATCAGATCTTTCAGATGCGACCTTACAACTGCCACCGTTAAGGGGTGTGGCGATTTCTGAATACCAGAATTCTGGCTCTTGTATGTACGATCTGTTTGTCAACTCGCATCAAAAAACAAGAGCAGCTTCAAACTGGTCAAACCATGAAAGAAGGCACAAATTTGCTCAAACGGTTGGTCTTTCTTCAAACATGCACTGTTCATTTTTAAAGGACTACAAAAAGTATATCAAGCTATTAAAAGAGATGGGTTGCAACACGATTAGAATATCGATTGAATGGGCGTTGGTCGAACCAGAAGAAGGCGTTTTTTGCCAGGAGGCAATAGCCCTTTACCATACCATTATCGATGCATTTTTAGAAGAAGGTTTTGTGGTGATGGTCACCATGCATCATTTTACCCATCCACTTTGGTTTGAAAAAAAGGGCGGCTTTGAAGATAACCAAGCAGTGAAAAAATACTTTGATCGATTCTGTGTGAAGATATTTGGCGAGTTTTGGCAGAAGGTCAAACTATGGGGCATCATCAACGAAATAGCCCCCTTTGCTTTTCAAGGGTATCTTTCTGGATGCTTCCCTCCCGCAAAACATAGTTTGCATAGTACCTTGATTGTTATAAAAAACATGTTGGCTGCGCACTGCCGCATCTATAAAAAGTGTCGCCTTATCGATCCTCAAAAAACAGCTTCGATTGGCGTTATCCACAATATGATGGCCATAGAAACATTTTCAAAAGGCTTTTTGTCCTATTTCAATATTTTGGAACAGCTACCAGTATTATTTTTAGACTATATTTTTAATGGTGCAATATTACACTTTTTAAAAACTGGAAAACTGTTTCCATGGAATCCATTATATTCATTTTATGAAAAAGATGCACCAACCTGCTACGATTTTTTTGGACTTAATTTTTATGGCCATGTCATTGCCAGATCAGGAGTAAAAGATGCAATGTTGGAGTTAAATCCGGCAATGATTGTACAAACAGTTGGTCGCAAAAATGAGTATGTAACGGGAATGCGCTGGGCAGTATGTCCAAAGGCTTTTGAGAAGGCAATCGAAAAAGTAGCATCATTTGGAGTGCCTATCTTTATTACTGAAAATGGCGTGGAATCAAAGGATGACACAGTCAGAGAAAAGTATCTACAGTCTCATTTAAACGTTATTTCCAAAGCACTACAAAAAGGCCTAGATATAAGAGGTTATTATCACTGGAGTTTCATTGATAATTTCGAATGGGACCATGGATACACAATGAAATTTGGACTCGCTTATTTCGATCAAACTTCCAATGAATACATATTAAAAAAAAGTGGTATACTTTATAAAAATATAGTATCACAACAGCACAAGTAA
- a CDS encoding aminoacyl-tRNA hydrolase, giving the protein MSDTKHSIKAVIGLGNPDPKHYFQRHNIGFRIIDAFVQTYGNGTALWKNKPAMEICQIVIAEKELTLIKPMTFMNSSGQVIPHLLKTGIQSTEILVIHDELEKPFGNISIKIGGSHKGHNGLKSIIQYCGPEFARLRFGIGRPGKKEDVPEYVLRPFSEPAEQVNQCIEQAIEALQNYLKEL; this is encoded by the coding sequence ATGTCAGACACAAAACATTCGATCAAAGCAGTGATAGGGCTGGGTAATCCCGACCCTAAACATTATTTTCAGCGGCACAATATCGGCTTTCGAATCATAGATGCTTTTGTGCAAACGTATGGAAACGGTACAGCACTGTGGAAAAATAAACCAGCAATGGAAATCTGCCAGATTGTCATTGCCGAAAAAGAGCTTACGCTCATCAAACCGATGACATTCATGAACAGTTCTGGCCAGGTGATTCCGCATCTTTTAAAAACAGGCATACAATCAACTGAAATTCTTGTTATTCATGATGAACTTGAAAAACCATTTGGCAATATATCAATCAAAATTGGTGGCAGCCACAAAGGCCACAACGGCCTGAAGTCTATCATTCAATACTGTGGTCCAGAGTTTGCAAGACTCCGTTTTGGCATCGGCCGTCCGGGAAAAAAAGAGGATGTGCCTGAATATGTTCTGCGACCATTTTCTGAGCCAGCAGAACAGGTTAATCAATGTATTGAACAAGCGATTGAAGCTCTGCAGAATTATTTAAAAGAATTATAA
- a CDS encoding glycosyltransferase produces the protein MKICIVIPAYNEELRIEKTLLTYYEFFQKQAQGMNFLIIVALNGCTDKTGTIVKTIKKNNPHITIIETAKAGKGLAIKAGFLTALQDKTIDIIGFVDADMATEPAYFMDLYRALDTEYDGAIASRYSKDSHIFPPRPFIKRWGSYLIYESFIKILFSLFYDDYQCGAKLFKRHVLEKIANQLSMQQWAFDVELLYLCKLYHIKVKQVPTVWYDRSGSKLKLFSGILMLWHLIKLRLNYFFTRKTP, from the coding sequence CAATGAAGAACTTCGAATAGAAAAAACGTTATTAACGTATTATGAGTTTTTTCAAAAACAGGCTCAAGGTATGAACTTTTTGATAATTGTAGCACTCAATGGTTGTACTGACAAAACTGGTACCATTGTCAAAACCATCAAAAAAAATAACCCGCATATTACCATCATAGAAACTGCAAAGGCTGGCAAAGGCCTTGCAATCAAGGCCGGTTTTTTGACAGCCTTGCAAGACAAAACTATTGATATAATCGGATTTGTTGATGCAGACATGGCAACTGAACCAGCCTATTTTATGGATTTATACAGAGCACTGGATACCGAATACGATGGTGCAATTGCAAGCCGATATTCGAAAGATTCACACATATTTCCACCACGACCGTTTATTAAGCGGTGGGGAAGCTATCTGATCTACGAATCTTTCATTAAAATACTTTTTTCCCTATTCTATGATGACTATCAATGCGGCGCAAAGCTATTCAAACGGCATGTATTAGAAAAAATCGCAAATCAACTGAGCATGCAACAGTGGGCTTTTGACGTAGAACTGTTATATTTATGTAAACTATACCATATCAAAGTAAAACAGGTACCAACTGTCTGGTATGATCGCTCTGGAAGCAAATTAAAACTGTTTTCGGGCATTTTAATGCTATGGCATCTTATAAAACTGAGATTAAATTACTTTTTTACTAGAAAGACTCCATGA
- the prmC gene encoding peptide chain release factor N(5)-glutamine methyltransferase → MQAIQITELTFRIAEALKIAFKEESIRLQHAWWILEALLKKTKSELITENQVVYTAELKTQINSWIGRIVEHNEPIQYLIGHVPFGPLSIKVEHPILIPRPETEEWVLHFVKQCMDLHLHKKEKIKILEVGTGSGCIALTVGHFLPNATIIAVDINPLALKVAQKNAEKLKIKNVFFVESDLDASVPHDISFDLILSNPPYISIEEFLELDCSVTAWEDCNALVAEEDGYQMLNKIAHMGLNRLSKGSLFSAVGLPSIILEIGHTQGKLVQEKLDSLGYQSIKIGQDLQKKDRTVSAHL, encoded by the coding sequence ATGCAAGCTATACAGATTACTGAACTTACTTTTCGAATCGCTGAAGCTCTTAAGATTGCGTTTAAAGAAGAATCGATTCGTTTACAGCATGCGTGGTGGATCCTCGAAGCATTGTTGAAAAAAACAAAATCAGAACTTATCACTGAGAATCAGGTTGTCTATACAGCCGAACTAAAAACACAAATCAATTCATGGATTGGAAGGATAGTTGAACACAATGAACCCATCCAATACCTTATTGGCCATGTTCCATTTGGTCCTCTGTCAATAAAAGTTGAACATCCTATATTGATTCCACGACCAGAAACGGAAGAATGGGTACTCCATTTTGTCAAACAGTGCATGGATTTACACCTGCATAAAAAAGAAAAAATAAAGATATTAGAAGTCGGTACAGGATCAGGCTGTATTGCGCTTACGGTGGGACACTTCTTGCCAAATGCAACCATTATTGCAGTTGATATAAATCCGTTAGCATTAAAAGTTGCCCAAAAAAATGCTGAAAAATTAAAAATTAAAAATGTTTTTTTTGTTGAATCAGATCTCGATGCATCCGTTCCTCACGACATTTCTTTTGACCTCATTCTGTCGAACCCACCCTACATTTCCATAGAAGAGTTTTTAGAACTTGATTGCAGCGTAACAGCCTGGGAAGATTGCAACGCTTTAGTAGCTGAAGAGGATGGATACCAGATGCTCAACAAAATTGCACATATGGGCCTGAACAGACTTTCCAAAGGATCTTTATTTTCAGCCGTAGGCCTACCTTCAATCATCCTTGAAATAGGTCATACGCAAGGAAAATTAGTTCAAGAAAAATTAGATTCACTTGGCTATCAAAGCATAAAAATCGGACAAGATCTGCAAAAAAAAGATAGAACCGTTTCTGCCCACCTTTAG
- a CDS encoding helix-turn-helix domain-containing protein — translation MHHQVEKKSGDHKLVSEQKHNKSFMSQTDGKHLIYKQRCQIEVLLDSGHSKREIGRKLGISH, via the coding sequence ATGCACCACCAAGTAGAAAAAAAATCAGGTGATCATAAACTAGTCTCTGAACAAAAACACAACAAGAGTTTTATGAGCCAAACAGATGGCAAACACCTGATTTATAAACAAAGATGCCAGATAGAAGTGCTTCTGGATAGTGGTCATTCAAAAAGAGAGATTGGAAGGAAACTAGGAATAAGTCATTAA